ACCGGCATCCGCGACCATATCGTGCGCGGCATCCCGGAATCCCTGAAGATCGCCATTCCCTCGGGCATCGGCCTTTTCCTGGCGATCATCTCGCTGAAGAATGCGGGCATCGTGGCGGCGAGCCCGGCCACCTATGTGACGCTGGGCGACCTGCACAAGCCGGGCGTGGTGCTGGCCATAATCGGCTTCATCATGGTGTCCGCACTGGTGGCGCTGAAGGTGCGCGGCGCGCTCCTGATCTCGATCCTGGTCATCACCGGCTTGAGCTTCGTGTTCGCGGGCAACACCTTCCAGGGCATCTTCTCCATGCCCCCGTCCATCGCCCCCACCCTCTTCGCCCTCGACATTACGGGCGCGCTCTCCGGCGGGGTGCTTCAGGTGGTGCTGGTCTTCTTCCTGGTGGAATTGTTCGACGCCACGGGCACCATGATCGGCGTGGCGCGCAAGGCGGGCCTTGTGAAGAACGGCAAGATGGAGCGCCTCAACAAGGCTTTGCTGGCGGACAGCACCTCCATCTTCATCGGCTCCCTGCTCGGCACGTCCAGTTCGACCGCCATGCTGGAGAGCACCTCCGGCGTGCAGGATGGCGGCCGCACGGGCCTTACCGCCGCCACCGTCGCCGTGCTCTTCCTCGCCTGCCTCTTCATCTCGCCCCTGGCCGCCTCGGTGCCGCCCTATGCCACCGCGCCGGCGCTCTTCTTCGTGTCCTGCATGATGCTGCGGGAACTGGTGGACATGCATTGGGACGACGTGACGGAGGTCATCCCGGCCTGCGTCACCGCCATGCTGATGCCCTTCACCTTCTCCATCGCCAACGGCATCGCCTTCGGCTTCATCACCTATGCGGCGCTGAAGCTGCTGACCGGCCGCTACAAGGGGGTCAGTCCGGTGACCTGGACCATCGCCGCCGTCTTCCTGTTCAAGAGCATCTACGAGGTGGGCGGCCATTGAGCGAGAATCAGCAGCCGGACCTGTGAGGCTGCGACGCGAAGCGCCGGAGCCTCGCCACCCCGCCCACCCAGAGGGGGGGAAATCGTGGCACGACGCGGCTTTCCCCCCGCTCGTCCCCTGTGGACGGCGGTGCCTGAACAGCCGCCACATGACAAGGATGCGCGACACAGATACCGTAAAGCCTCAAGGATGCCGGACGAGCATGGAGCGCCGCAGGCGCTTGGCCGCAGGCGCCGCATGGAGACATGACGATGGTTGAGACGACCACGCCGAAGACCAAGGCGAAGCCGAAGACCCAGGCCCCTGTCGCCCCTGCGGTCCACTGCACCGAGCAGGCCCCCACCTGCTTCTTCGAAACGGTGGGCGCCTTCTCCCACAGTCACGGCGTCTATTCCCTCATGCTGACCACAGGCTTCCCAGTGCCCATGGCCGACGGCACCGTGCAGCACCAGAACAAAGTGGCGGCCTATGTGAAGGGCAATCGCGCGGCGCTGCTGTCCATGCGCGAAGCCATCGACAAGGCGCTGCTGGCCGGCGTGCCCACCACGGGGCAGGCGCCGTCCTGACGCTGGCTTGCGGGGCAGCGCACATCACTGCAACAGCGAGGCACGACGGCCCGATGGGACGGCCGCACACAGGCCCGTGGCATCCGGGGCGGCGCGGTGCGAAGCACGTCTCAGTCTGAAGGGTCAGCGCTTTCTTCGGCCTGGCGGCCTGAAGCCATCGCGCGGGCGGGCACGCGGAATTCTGCCGCCCCCACCGCCACCGGCCGCCCCCGCACGCGGGCCGCAATGTCTGCCCGGATGAGGCGCCCGTCGCCGTCCTCCGTCACTTCCAGCACCTTACCTTCCACCCGCACCACATCCCCCGGCCGGACCGGGGCCACGAACCGGGCGGTGAGGCTGCGCACGAAACCGCCGGGGCCGGCTGCATCGCTGGCCACGCGCCCCATGAAGGCCATCGTGAGCATGCCGTGGGCGATGATGCCCCCAAGCCCCGCAGCCTCGGCGAAGGGCTTGTCATAATGGATGCGGCTATAGTCGTCCGAGGCGCCGGCATAGCGCACCAGTTGCTCGGCGGTGACCGCCTCGGTCTTCAGGACGAGGACCTGGCCCACACGCCAGTGTCGGGGGGCAGCCGTCATGCGGGTAGCCCCAATTCCTGCAGTGACCGATAAAGCGTGGCGCGCCCGCACGTCACCACCCGATGACCCGCTTCGTCATCCACTCGCACTTCCTGACGCATCACCTCCAGCGGCCCCTTGCTGCCGCGCCGCTCTTCAAGAGCCGCAAAGGCGAAGCGGCATACCAAGCGCATGCCGGCCATCACCGGCCGCTCATAGGTGAAGCTCACCGAGCCGGCCAAAATCCGCCGCCGGTCAAGGGGAGCGAGCCAGGGGGCCTCATGGGGCGGGCGAAAAGTGATGGGAAAGGTGGGCGGAGCGAGAATGTCCGCATGACCCTGGGCGCGGGCGAAGGCGGGATCGTGAAACAAGGGGTTGGTGTCGCCGATGGCGCGGGCGAACTTGCGCACCGCCCCGCGCTCCACCTCCACCATGAAGGGGGCCATCTCCATCCCGATGAGGGACCGGTCAATCTCGCTCATGCCGGCGATCAGGCCTTGAGCGCCGCATAGGCGGCGGGATCGAAGCCGACCAGAAGAACGCCGTGGGCTTCCAGAACCGGCCGCTTGATGAGGCTGGGATGGGCCTCCATCAGGGTGACGGCCTTGGCCGCGTCGAGATCTGCGCGCTCGGCCTCGGGCAGTTTGCGGAAGGTGGTGCCAGCCTTGTTCACCAACTTCTCCCAACCCACCTGTGCGATCCAAGCCTCCAGCTTTTGCCGCGAGATGCCGACGGTCTTGTAGTCATGGAAGGCATAGGGGACTCCCGCCGCATCCAGGGCGGCGCGGGCCTTCTTCATCGTGTCGCAGTTCTTGATGCCATAGATCGTGACGTCCGATGCCAACTCCGCCTCCCTGTCCGTCCCCTGCCTCTCCGCGGCGGTCTGAGGCATGAGGGTCCCCCGGTCAAGCGGACCCTGTGCACATCCTCAATGGGGCACCACGCCCATTTCCACGCCGGTCTTGTGGTGGAGCGCGAAGCGGTCGATCAGGTCGGCGCTGGCGCGGTTATAGCCAACCACCTCCACCCGCCGTCCCTCCGCCCGCAGGCGTGCGACGATCTTGTCGAGCGCCGCTACGGCGGAGATGTCCCAAAAATGGGCGGACGAGACATCAATGGTCACGTTCGGCGCGGTCTCCCCGGTGTGGAAGGCCCGCGTGAAGCGATGCACCGACGCGAAGAAAATCTGGCCCGTCACCCGATAGACCACCCCCTCCCCCGCCTCGGGCGCGAGGCGTTCCACCGCGAACATGCGCTGGACCTTGCCGGCGAAGAAGATGCCGGACAGCAGCACGCCAGCGAGCACGCCGAGTGAAAGATCATGGGTGGCCACCACCACCACGACCACGGTCAGCATCACCACCGAGGAGGTGGGCGGATGGCGGCGCAGATTGAGCAGCGAGTTCCAGCTGAAGGTGCCGATGGACACCATGATCATCACGGCCACCAGCGCCGGCATGGGGATGCGGCCCACATAGGGGCCGAGCACGGCCAGCAGGAACAAGAGGAAGGCACCGGCAACGAAGGTGGACAGCCGCCCCCGGCCGCCGGACGTCACGTTGATGACCGACTGCCCGATCATGGCGCAGCCACCCATGCCGCCGAACAACGCCGCCACGATGTTCGCGCCCCCCTGGCCGAGGCATTCGCGGCGCTTGTCGCTGTCGGTATGGGTCATGTCATCCACGATCTGGGCCGTCAGCAGGGATTCCAGCAGCCCGACGGCGGCCATGGTCACCGCATAGGGCGCGATGATCCGAAGCGTCTCCAGGGTGAGCGGCACCTGCGGCAGCGCGAGGCTCGGCAACCCCTCCGGCAGGTGCCCCATGTCGCCCACTGTGTTCACGGGCAGGCCCAGGCCCATGCTCAGCGCAGACAGGACCAGGATGGCCACCAGGGGCGATGGCACCGTCGTGGTGAGGCGGGGAAACAGATAGATGATGGCCACCCCCCCGCCGACCATCCCATAGGTCTGCCAGCCCACATGGGTCAGTTGCGGGACCTGGGCCAGGAAGATCAGAATAGCCAGCGCATTGACGAAGCCGGTGATCACCGAACGCGAGACGAACTGCATCAGCAGGTCGAGCCGCGCCAACCCCGCAAGCATCTGGATCAGGCCCATGAGAATGGTGGCGGCGAAGAGATATTCGACGCCGTGATCCCGCACCAGGGGACCGACCAGCACAGCCACGGCCGCCGTGGCCGCTGAAATCATGCCCGGCCGTCCGCCGGTGAAGGAGATGACAATGGCGATGGCCACCGAGGCATAAAGGCCCACGCGCGGATCCACACCTGCGATCAGCGAAAAGCCGATGGCCTCGGGAATGAGCGCGAGGGCGACGACGATGCCGGCTAAGGCATCACGCCGCGCGGCGGCCAGGCCGCTGAACCATTGGCGGCCATAAGAAGACAATCCTGATGACATGGAAATTTCCACAACAAGGCACATGGCACCGCACATGGCGCCACAGGGCGCGATTGGCTCATGTGTGTTGTTGTCCGGCGGATTGGCGGCCGGAATAGCCACCCGGGATTTCACCGGGTCCGTACGAATGACCGCACCTTCATTGCAGCGCAGCAATAACCGCAGATAACCTGCAGCCGTAAATCAGGTCAAGCCCAAAGCCGTGCGCCGGCGGTCCCTGGCTTTCCCGCGCGGGCTGGCGTGAACGGACAGGTGCACCTGCACCAAAGGGCATCGAAGACCAGCAAAGGGAGCCCGAAAGCAAAAAGGCCGTCCCTCGCGGAACGGCCTTCTGCTTTGTCGTCTGGGCGTGCGCCCGGTCTCACTCCGCCGCGTCGAGCGGGCCTTCCACCATCGGCTGCCCACCTTCGGACTGCTCGCGAGTGGCGACGATGAGGTCGTCGCGGGAGTTCGCCACGGCACGCAGACGGTTCATCTGGGCGCCGGTGCCGGCCGGGATGAGGCGGCCGACAATGACGTTCTCCTTGAGGCCTTCCAGCGGGTCCACCTTGCCGTTGACCGCCGCTTCCGTGAGGACGCGGGTGGTCTCCTGGAAGGAGGCCGCGGAGAAGAAGGAGCGGGTCTGGAGGCTCGCCTTCGTGATGCCGAGGAGCACGGGATGGCCGGTCGCGGGCTTCTTGCCCTCTTCCACAGCCTTCTCGTTGGCCTCGACGAACTCGATGCGATCCACCTGCTCGCCATCCAGGAAGTCGGTCTCGCCCGCGTCGTCAATCTCCACCTTCTGGAGCATGTTGCGGACGATGACTTCGATGTGCTTGTCGTTGATGTTCACGCCCTGGAGCCGGTAGACCTCCTGGATCTCGTTGACGAGGAAGGCCGCAAGCTCTTCCACGCCCTTGATCGCCAGGATGTCGTGCGGCGCCGGGTTGCCGTCCACCAGGAAGTCGCCCTTCTCCACCACGTCGCCGTCCTGGAGATGGATGTGCTTGCCCTTGGGGATCAGGTACTCGACCGTATCCCCGCCGTCAGACGGCTCGATGGTGAGGCGGCGCTTGTTCTTGTAGTCGCGGCCGAAGCGGACCGTGCCGGAGACTTCCGCGATAATGGCGGCATCCTTCGGACGACGGGCCTCGAACAGCTCCGCCACGCGCGGCAGACCGCCCGTGATGTCGCGGGTCTTGGCGCTTTCCATGGGCACGCGGGCCACCACGTCGCCGGCCCTGATGCTCTGGCCGGGATCCACCGAGATGATGGCTTCCACGGGCAGGGCATAGCGGGCGTCACCGCCGCGGGCCAGCTTGATGACCTTGCCGTCGCCACCCTTGATGATGATGGCGGGACGCAGGTCCGCGCCGCGCACGGCACGGGTGTCCGTGACCACGCGCTTGGCGATGCCGGTGGCCTCGTCGATGGCCTCGTTCATGGACTGGCCTTCGACCAGGTCCTCGAAGCCAACGGTTCCGTCCACCTCGGTGAGAATGGGACGGGTGTAGGGGTCCCACTCGGCGATGCGCTGGCCGCGCTTCACCGTGTCGCCCTCGTCCACCTTCAGGCGCGAGCCGTACTGGACGCGGTTCACCGCGCGCTCGGTGCCGTCCACATCGACGATCACCACCGCGAGGTTGCGGCCCATGACGATGAGGTCGCCATCCGAGTTCCGCGCCACGTTGCGGTTGCGGATGCGGATGGTGCCCTCGAAGTTGCTCTCCACGAAAGACGAGTCCGCCAGCTGGGCGGCGCCGCCGATATGGAAGGTGCGCATGGTGAGCTGGGTGCCCGGCTCGCCGATGGACTGCGCCGCGATGACACCAACCGCCTCGCCCATGTTGACGGGCGTGCCACGGGCCAGATCGCGCCCATAGCAGGTGCCGCACACGCCGTTGCGAGTCTCGCAGGTCAGCACCGACCGGATCTTGATTTCCTGGATGCCAGACTTGTTGATCCGATCGATGTGCGGCTCCTCGATCATCTGCCCCTTGGGCACGATGATGGCGCCGGTGGCCGGCTCGACCACGTCTTCCACGGCGGTACGGCCGAGGACACGGGAGGCGAGCGAAGCCACCACCTGTCCACTGTCGACGATGGCGCGCATGTGGATGCCATTCGTCGAGCCGCAATCGCGCTCGGTGATGATGGAATCCTGCGCCACGTCGACGAGACGACGGGTGAGATAGCCTGAGTTGGCCGTCTTCAGAGCGGTGTCGGCAAGGCCCTTACGCGCGCCGTGGGTGGAGTTGAAGTACTCCATCACGGTCAGGCCTTCCTTGAAGTTCGAGATGATCGGGCTCTCGATGATCTCGCCCGACGGCTTGGCCATGAGGCCACGCATGCCGGCAAGCTGCTTCATCTGCGCGGGCGACCCACGCGCTCCGGAGTGGGACATCATGTAGATCGAATTGATCTGCTTGTCCCGGCCCGTCTTCGGGTCCTTCTTGACCGAAGAGATTTCCTTCATCATCTCGTCGGCGATGCGGTCGGTGCACTTGCCCCACGCATCGACGACCTTGTTGTACTTCTCGCCCTGGGTGATCAGGCCGTCATTGTACTGCTGCTCGTACTCCTTCGTCAGGGCACGAGTCTCTTCCACCAGGTCCCACTTCTTCTTCGGCACGACCATGTCGTCCTTGCCGAAGGAAATGCCGGCCCGGAAAGCGTTGTAGAAGCCCAGCGCCATGATCCGGTCGCAGAAGATCACGCTCTCCTTCTGACCGCAGTGACGGTACACCGCGTCGATCATGTTGGAGATTTCCTTCTTCGTCATCAGCTTGTTGACGACGTCGTAGGGAACCTTCGGGTGCTTAGGCAGCAGCTCGCCGATCTTCATGCGGCCAGGCGTGGTCTCGTAGATCTTGGAGACCTTGTTGCCGTCCGCATCCACGCCGATGTAGCGGCCGCGGATCTTGGTGGCCAGCGTGATGGACTTGGCCGCCAGCGCGTGGTCGATCTCGCCCATGTCCGCGAACGCCATGCCCTCGCCGGGCTCGTTGTCGCGCATGATGGACAGATAATAGAGACCCAGCACGATGTCCTGCGAGGGCACGATGATGGGCGCGCCGTTCGCCGGATGCAGGATGTTGTTGGTGGACATCATGAGCACGCGCGCCTCAAGCTGGGCTTCCAGCGAGAGGGGAACGTGCACGGCCATCTGGTCGCCGTCGAAGTCCGCGTTGAAGGCCGAGCAGACCAGCGGGTGAAGCTGGATCGCCTTGCCCTCGATCAGCACCGGCTCGAAGGCCTGGATGCCGAGGCGGTGCAGCGTCGGGGCGCGGTTGAGCATCACGGGATGCTCGCGGATGACCTCGTCCAGGATATCCCAAACCTCGGGACGCTCCTTCTCCACCAGCTTCTTGGCCTGCTTGACGGTGGCCGAATGGCCCTTGGCATCGAGGCGGGCATAGATGAAGGGCTTGAACAGCTCGAGCGCCATCTTCTTAGGCAGGCCGCACTGGTGCAGCTTGAGCTCGGGACCCACCACGATCACGGAGCGGCCGGAATAGTCGACGCGCTTGCCGAGCAGGTTCTGGCGGAACCGGCCTTGCTTGCCCTTGAGCATGTCGGCGAGCGACTTCAGCGGGCGCTTGTTGGCACCCGTGATGACGCGGCCGCGGCGGCCGTTGTCGAACAGCGCATCCACCGCTTCCTGAAGCATGCGCTTCTCGTTGCGGATGATGATGTCCGGCGCGCGCAGCTCGATGAGGCGCTTCAGGCGGTTGTTGCGGTTGATGACGCGGCGATAAAGATCGTTCAGGTCCGACGTGGCGAACCGGCCACCGTCCAGCGGGACGAGCGGACGCAGGTCCGGCGGGATCACCGGCACATGGGTGAGGATCATCCATTCCGGCTTGTTGCCGGAGAGCTGGAAGGCCTCGACGATCTTCAGGCGCTTGGCGAGCTTCTTGGGCTTCAGCTCGGTGGTGGCCTCGGAAATCTCCACACGCAGGTCGGCGGCGATCTTTTCCAGGTCCATGGAGCGCAGCAGCTCGCGGATGGCTTCCGCGCCGATCATGGCGGTGAAGCTGTCCTCGCCATACTCGTCCTGGGCGCGCAGATAGTCGTCCTCGGACAAAAGCTGGCGATACTTGAGGGGGGTCAGGCCCGGCTCAAGCACCACGAAATATTCGAAATAAAGGATGCGCTCCAGGTCCTTGAGCGTCATGTCGAGCAGCAGGCCAATGCGGCTCGGCAGGGACTTCAGGAACCAGATATGGGCGACGGGCGCGGCCAGCTCGATATGGCCCATGCGCTCGCGGCGCACGCGCGAAAGGGTGACCTCGACGCCGCACTTCTCGCAGATGATGCCCTTGTACTTCATGCGCTTGTACTTGCCGCACAAGCACTCATAGTCCTTGATGGGCCCGAAGATGCGCGCGCAGAACAGGCCGTCGCGCTCGGGCTTGAAGGTCCGGTAGTTGATGGTCTCAGGCTTCTTGATCTCGCCATAGGACCAGGAGGCGATCTTCTCGGGGCTCGCGATCGAGATCTTGATCTGATCAAAGGTCGGAGCCGGGGTCGCCGGATTGAAGAGATTCATCACCTCTTGATTCATCGCCGTCTCCTTCGGCTCGGCCGGGTGGCCCCCTCATGCCGCCTGAGGGGGACCGGCCGGAAAAATCGTGTCACATCGCGGCGGCGCAGGCTCACCGCCTGCGCCCTTGGATGAACGCGGCCTTATTCGGCCGCGGGCAGGTTCTCGCGGGTGCCGGGGGCGACGTTGCGCCCGGTCTTGGAATTCACCAGCTCGACGTTCAGGCCGAGCGAGCGCATTTCCTTCACCAGCACGTTGAAGCTCTCGGGGATGCCGCTCTCGAACGTGTCCTCGCCGCGCACGATGGCCTCGTAGACCTTGGTGCGGCCGGCGACGTCGTCCGACTTCACGGTGAGCATCTCCTGCAGGGTGTAGGCCGCGCCATAGGCCTCCAGCGCCCACACTTCCATTTCGCCGAAGCGCTGGCCGCCGAACTGCGCCTTGCCGCCCAGCGGCTGCTGGGTGACGAGCGAGTAGGGGCCGATGGAGCGGGCGTGGATCTTGTCGTCCACCAGGTGATGCAGCTTCAGCATGTAGATGTAGCCGACCGTCACGTTACGGTCGAAGGGCTCGCCGGTGCGTCCGTCATAGAGGGTGGACTGGCCGGACGGGTTGAGGCCCGCCTTCTCCAGCTGCGCCTCGATGTCGGCCTCGCGGGCGCCGTCGAACACCGGGGTGGCCATGGGGACACCCTTGCGCAGGTTCTCCGACAGCTCGATCAGCTCGTTCTGCTTCAGCGGCTCGATCTCGGCCTTGCCGTAGACGGTCTCGAGCGCGCCACGCAGCTTGGCCTCGTCGTGCGCCGCATAATAAGCGTCGACCGCCGCAGCCACCTGGCGACCAAGGCCCGCACAGGCCCAGCCCAGATGGGTCTCGAGGATCTGGCCCACATTCATGCGGCTCGGCACGCCCAGCGGGTTCAGCACGATGTCCACATTGGTGCCGTCCTCAAGGAACGGCATGTCTTCCACGGGGACGATGCGCGAAACCACGCCCTTGTTGCCGTGACGGCCCGCCATCTTGTCGCCGGGCTGGATCTTGCGCTTCACCGCGACGAAGACCTTGACCATCTTCATCACGCCCGGAGGCAGCTCGTCGCCGCGCTGGAGCTTTTCGACCTTGTCGAGGAAGCGCTGCTCAAGACGCTTCTTGGACTCGTCATACTGGGCGCGCATGGCCTCAATCTCACCCATGAGGGTGTCGTCGGCCACCGCGAACAGCCACCACTGCGAGCGCGGGGTATCGCCCAGCAGCTCCTTGGTGATTTCCGTGTCCTTCTTGAAGCCCTTGGGACCGGCAATGCCCGGCTTGCCCGAAAGCATCTCGGACAGGCGCCCGAAGACGTTGCGGTCGAGGATCGCCTGCTCGTCGTCGCGGTCCTTGGCGAGACGCTCGATCTCCTCGCGCTCGATGGCCAGCGCACGCTCGTCCTTGTCGACACCGTGGCGGTTGAACACGCGCACTTCCACCACCGTGCCCGTCGTGCCCGGAGGCAGGCGGAGCGAGGTGTCGCGCACGTCGGCGGCCTTCTCGCCGAAGATGGCGCGCAGGAGCTTTTCTTCAGGCGTCATCGGGCTTTCGCCCTTGGGGGTGATCTTGCCCACCAGGATGTCGCCGGCGCGCACTTCCGCGCCGATATAGACGATGCCCGCCTCGTCGAGATTCTTCAGCGCCTCTTCCGAGACGTTGGGAATGTCGCGGGTGATTTCCTCCGGCCCGAGCTTCGTGTCGCGGGCCATCGCCTCGAACTCCTCGATATGGATCGAGGTGAACACGTCGTCCTTGACGATATTCTCCGAGAGCAGGATCGAGTCTTCGAAGTTGTAGCCGTTCCAGGGCATGAACGCGACGAGCACGTTCCGGCCCAGCGCCAGCTCTCCCAGCTCCGTGGACGGGCCGTCGGCGATGATGTCGCCGCGGCGCACCTGGTCACCCACACGCACCAGCGGACGCTGGTTGATGCAGGTGGACTGGTTGGAGCGCTGGAACTTCATCAGCCGGTAGATGTCGACGCCGGACTTGGAGGCGTCGGTCTCTTCCGTGGCGCGGATAACGATACGGGTGGCGTCCACCTGGTCCACCACGCCGGTACGGCGGGCGGCGATGGCCGCGCCCGAGTCGCGGGCGACCACGGCTTCCATGCCGGTGCCCACCAGCGGCGCCTGCGAGCGCACCAGCGGCACGGCCTGACGCTGCATGTTGGAGCCCATGAGCGCGCGGTTCGCGTCGTCGTTCTCAAGGAACGGGATCAGCGCGGCGGCAACGGACACCAACTGCTTGGGCGACACGTCCATGAAGTCGACGCGGTCTGGCGACACCAGGAGCACGTCGCCCGCATGGCGGCAGACCACCAGGTCTTCCTCGAACTTGCCATTGGCATCGAGCGGGATGTTGGCCTGCGCGACGTAGTACTTCCCCTCCTCCATGGCGGAGAGATAGACCACCTCGTCGGTCACATGCCCGTCCACCACCTTGCGGTAGGGGGCCTCGATGAAGCCGTACTTGTTGACGCGGGCGAAGGTCGCCAGCGAGTTGATCAGGCCGATATTCGGGCCTTCCGGCGTCTCGATGGGGCAGATGCGGCCATAGTGGGTCGGGTGCACGTCGCGCACCTCGAAGCCCGCCCGCTCGCGGGTCAGACCGCCCGGGCCAAGCGCCGAGAGGCGGCGCTTGTGGGTGATCTCGGAGAGCGGGTTGGTCTGGTCCATGAACTGCGAGAGCTGCGAGGAACCGAAGAACTCGCGCACCGCCGCCGCAACCGGCTTCGCATTGATGAGGTCCTGCGGCATCACGGTATCGATGTCGACGGACGACATGCGCTCCTTGATGGCGCGCTCCATGCGCAGCAGGCCGACGCGGTACTGGTTCTCCATGAGCTCGCCGACCGAGCGCACCCGGCGATTGCCGAGATGGTCGATGTCGTCGATCTCACCCTTGCCGTCGCGCAACTCCACCAGGGTGCGGATCACCGAGAGGATGTCCTCGCGGCGCAGCACGCGCACGGTGTCCGGGCAGTCCAGGTCCAGGCGCATGTTCATCTTCACGCGGCCGACCGCGGAGAGGTCATAGCGCTCGGCATCGAAGAACAGCGAGTGGAACATGGCCTGGGCGCTGTCGAGCGTCGGCGGCTCGCCCGGGCGCATCACGCGATAGATGTCGAAGAGGGCATCCTCGCGGGTCATGTTCTTGTCGGCCGACAGCGTGTTGCGGATGTAGGCACCCGTGTTCACGTGGTCGATGTCGAGGATCGGGATGTCGTTATAGCCGGTTTCCTCGAGAAGCTTGAGCAGCTTCTCGGTGACCTCGTCGCCCGCTTCCGCATGGATCTCGCCGGTGGCGGCGTCCACGAGGTCCTCGGCGATATACTGGCCGATCATCTCCTCGTCGGAGATCTTGAGGGCCTTCAGGCCCTTCTCGGCGAGCTGGCGGGCGGCGCGCACGGTCAGCTTCTTGCCGGCCTCGACCACCACTTCGCCGGTGTCCGCGTCCACCATGTCGGAGACGGCCTTGTAGCCCTTCATCCGCTTGGGATCGAACGGCATGCGCCAGCCGTCCTTGGCGCGGGAATACTGGATCTTCTGGTAGAAGGTATCCAGGATCTCTTCCGCGTCGAGGCCGAGCGCATAGAGCAGGCTCGTCACCGGAATCTTGCGGCGACGGTCGATGCGCGCATAGACGATGTCCTTGGCGTCGAACTCAATATCGAGCCAGGACCCACGATAGGGGATGATGCGCGCCGCGAAAAGGAGCTTGCCCGAGGAATGGGTCTTGCCCTTGTCATGGTCGAAGAAGACGCCCGGCGAGCGGTGCATCTGGGAGACGATGACGCGCTCGGTGCCGTTGACGATGAACGTGCCGTTCATGGTCATGAGCGGGATGTCGCCGGTATAGACGTCCTGCTCCTTGATGTCCTTCACGGACTTGGCGCCGGTGTCCGGGTCCACATCGAACACGATGAGGCGCAGCGTGACCTTCAGCGGGGCAGCAAACGTCATGCCGCGCTGGCGGCACTCGTCCACGTCATATTTCGGGGGCTCGAACTCGTAGCGCACGAACTCCAGCATGGCGGCGCCGGAAAAGTCGGAGATGGGGAATACCGACTTGAACACGGCCTGGAGACCGTCGTCCGCGCGCCCGCCCTTCGGCTCTTCGATCTGCAGGAACTGGTCATAGGACGCCTTCTGAACCTCAATGAGGTTCGGCATCTCAGCGACTTCCTTGA
This genomic interval from Aquabacter sp. L1I39 contains the following:
- the rpoC gene encoding DNA-directed RNA polymerase subunit beta'; the protein is MNQEVMNLFNPATPAPTFDQIKISIASPEKIASWSYGEIKKPETINYRTFKPERDGLFCARIFGPIKDYECLCGKYKRMKYKGIICEKCGVEVTLSRVRRERMGHIELAAPVAHIWFLKSLPSRIGLLLDMTLKDLERILYFEYFVVLEPGLTPLKYRQLLSEDDYLRAQDEYGEDSFTAMIGAEAIRELLRSMDLEKIAADLRVEISEATTELKPKKLAKRLKIVEAFQLSGNKPEWMILTHVPVIPPDLRPLVPLDGGRFATSDLNDLYRRVINRNNRLKRLIELRAPDIIIRNEKRMLQEAVDALFDNGRRGRVITGANKRPLKSLADMLKGKQGRFRQNLLGKRVDYSGRSVIVVGPELKLHQCGLPKKMALELFKPFIYARLDAKGHSATVKQAKKLVEKERPEVWDILDEVIREHPVMLNRAPTLHRLGIQAFEPVLIEGKAIQLHPLVCSAFNADFDGDQMAVHVPLSLEAQLEARVLMMSTNNILHPANGAPIIVPSQDIVLGLYYLSIMRDNEPGEGMAFADMGEIDHALAAKSITLATKIRGRYIGVDADGNKVSKIYETTPGRMKIGELLPKHPKVPYDVVNKLMTKKEISNMIDAVYRHCGQKESVIFCDRIMALGFYNAFRAGISFGKDDMVVPKKKWDLVEETRALTKEYEQQYNDGLITQGEKYNKVVDAWGKCTDRIADEMMKEISSVKKDPKTGRDKQINSIYMMSHSGARGSPAQMKQLAGMRGLMAKPSGEIIESPIISNFKEGLTVMEYFNSTHGARKGLADTALKTANSGYLTRRLVDVAQDSIITERDCGSTNGIHMRAIVDSGQVVASLASRVLGRTAVEDVVEPATGAIIVPKGQMIEEPHIDRINKSGIQEIKIRSVLTCETRNGVCGTCYGRDLARGTPVNMGEAVGVIAAQSIGEPGTQLTMRTFHIGGAAQLADSSFVESNFEGTIRIRNRNVARNSDGDLIVMGRNLAVVIVDVDGTERAVNRVQYGSRLKVDEGDTVKRGQRIAEWDPYTRPILTEVDGTVGFEDLVEGQSMNEAIDEATGIAKRVVTDTRAVRGADLRPAIIIKGGDGKVIKLARGGDARYALPVEAIISVDPGQSIRAGDVVARVPMESAKTRDITGGLPRVAELFEARRPKDAAIIAEVSGTVRFGRDYKNKRRLTIEPSDGGDTVEYLIPKGKHIHLQDGDVVEKGDFLVDGNPAPHDILAIKGVEELAAFLVNEIQEVYRLQGVNINDKHIEVIVRNMLQKVEIDDAGETDFLDGEQVDRIEFVEANEKAVEEGKKPATGHPVLLGITKASLQTRSFFSAASFQETTRVLTEAAVNGKVDPLEGLKENVIVGRLIPAGTGAQMNRLRAVANSRDDLIVATREQSEGGQPMVEGPLDAAE
- the rpoB gene encoding DNA-directed RNA polymerase subunit beta, with translation MAQTFTGRKRIRKFFGKIKEVAEMPNLIEVQKASYDQFLQIEEPKGGRADDGLQAVFKSVFPISDFSGAAMLEFVRYEFEPPKYDVDECRQRGMTFAAPLKVTLRLIVFDVDPDTGAKSVKDIKEQDVYTGDIPLMTMNGTFIVNGTERVIVSQMHRSPGVFFDHDKGKTHSSGKLLFAARIIPYRGSWLDIEFDAKDIVYARIDRRRKIPVTSLLYALGLDAEEILDTFYQKIQYSRAKDGWRMPFDPKRMKGYKAVSDMVDADTGEVVVEAGKKLTVRAARQLAEKGLKALKISDEEMIGQYIAEDLVDAATGEIHAEAGDEVTEKLLKLLEETGYNDIPILDIDHVNTGAYIRNTLSADKNMTREDALFDIYRVMRPGEPPTLDSAQAMFHSLFFDAERYDLSAVGRVKMNMRLDLDCPDTVRVLRREDILSVIRTLVELRDGKGEIDDIDHLGNRRVRSVGELMENQYRVGLLRMERAIKERMSSVDIDTVMPQDLINAKPVAAAVREFFGSSQLSQFMDQTNPLSEITHKRRLSALGPGGLTRERAGFEVRDVHPTHYGRICPIETPEGPNIGLINSLATFARVNKYGFIEAPYRKVVDGHVTDEVVYLSAMEEGKYYVAQANIPLDANGKFEEDLVVCRHAGDVLLVSPDRVDFMDVSPKQLVSVAAALIPFLENDDANRALMGSNMQRQAVPLVRSQAPLVGTGMEAVVARDSGAAIAARRTGVVDQVDATRIVIRATEETDASKSGVDIYRLMKFQRSNQSTCINQRPLVRVGDQVRRGDIIADGPSTELGELALGRNVLVAFMPWNGYNFEDSILLSENIVKDDVFTSIHIEEFEAMARDTKLGPEEITRDIPNVSEEALKNLDEAGIVYIGAEVRAGDILVGKITPKGESPMTPEEKLLRAIFGEKAADVRDTSLRLPPGTTGTVVEVRVFNRHGVDKDERALAIEREEIERLAKDRDDEQAILDRNVFGRLSEMLSGKPGIAGPKGFKKDTEITKELLGDTPRSQWWLFAVADDTLMGEIEAMRAQYDESKKRLEQRFLDKVEKLQRGDELPPGVMKMVKVFVAVKRKIQPGDKMAGRHGNKGVVSRIVPVEDMPFLEDGTNVDIVLNPLGVPSRMNVGQILETHLGWACAGLGRQVAAAVDAYYAAHDEAKLRGALETVYGKAEIEPLKQNELIELSENLRKGVPMATPVFDGAREADIEAQLEKAGLNPSGQSTLYDGRTGEPFDRNVTVGYIYMLKLHHLVDDKIHARSIGPYSLVTQQPLGGKAQFGGQRFGEMEVWALEAYGAAYTLQEMLTVKSDDVAGRTKVYEAIVRGEDTFESGIPESFNVLVKEMRSLGLNVELVNSKTGRNVAPGTRENLPAAE